Proteins co-encoded in one Arachis stenosperma cultivar V10309 chromosome 7, arast.V10309.gnm1.PFL2, whole genome shotgun sequence genomic window:
- the LOC130939448 gene encoding uncharacterized protein LOC130939448 produces the protein MTNRLAFEALDRTLRDIMSSVSVVNKDLPFGGKIIVLGGDFRQVLPVVPKASRAEIVMATINSSILWKHFEVLTLTKNMRLDSALEEAVVEELRSFSDWILQIGEGKSGVIINEKLCVEVPTDLLIDTSDNPVEDIINVDRAILAPTVEIVEEINNYIVNLLPGEEKEYLSADIICGSDAYGDIDYIVDISLLKLIQDELGLNYFDGLDDVSYGIEDNEMYQNMKSSGVQRIQTNTSNGTTVKKRCVAEHYSKRLTEYDMKADRFYIRCEFARLLLKSGGSEQWKFTVKGSKITKTFAMHVLKSKGKNREYKIGPKWKDFVKMHKLRPGYLCVFRSVSNKNHLVQVSVVRN, from the exons ATGACTAATAGGTTGGCTTTTGAGGCATTGGATAGAACCCTTCGTGATATAATGTCGTCTGTGTCTGTTGTTAACAAAGATTTACCATTTGGTGGAAAAATAATTGTTTTGGGTGGTGATTTCCGACAAGTATTGCCTGTTGTCCCCAAAGCTTCCAGAGCTGAGATTGTGATGGCCACTATTAATTCTTCAATTCTTTGGAAGCATTTTGAGGTATTAACCTTAACAAAGAATATGAGATTGGATAGTGCATTGGAAGAAGCTGTTGTAGAGGAGTTAAGATCCTTTTCAGACTGGATACTTCAGATAGGAGAGGGAAAATCTGGTGTGATTATCAATGAAAAACTTTGTGTTGAAGTACCAACTGATTTGCTTATTGATACTTCTGATAATCCGGTTGAAGATATTATAAATGTG GATAGAGCAATTTTGGCTCCAACGGTTGAAATTGTTGAAGAGATTAATAACTACATAGTTAACCTGTTACCGGGTGAAGAAAAGGAGTATTTGAGTGCCGATATTATTTGTGGTAGTGATGCTTATGGTGATATTGATT ATATTGTTGATATATCTTTACTAAAACTAATTCAAGATGAGTTGGGATTGAACTATTTTGATGGACTGGATGATGTTTCATATGGTATAGAAGATAATGAGATGTATCAAAATATGAAAAG TTCTGGTGTGCAAAGGATTCAAACGAACACTTCCAATGGAACTACTGTCAAGAAGAG ATGTGTTGCTGAACATTATAGCAAGAGGTTAACGGAGTATGATATGAAGGCTGATCGATTT TATATTCGCTGTGAGTTTGCTAGATTATTGCTTAAGAGTGGTGGATCGGAACAATGGAAATTTACTGTTAAGGGCTCAAAGATTACTAAAACCTTTGCAATGCATGTCTTGAAAAGTAAGGGCAAGAATCGAGAGTACAAAATTGGACCCAAATGGAAAGATTTTGTCAAGATGCATAAACTTAGGCCTGGATATTTATGTGTATTTAGAAGTGTTTCAAACAAAAATCATTTGGTTCAGGTTTCTGTGGTTAGAAACTAA